In Devosia litorisediminis, one genomic interval encodes:
- the phnC gene encoding phosphonate ABC transporter ATP-binding protein has protein sequence MLTISNVSRRFGDKLAVSDVNLEIPQGQMVGIIGRSGAGKSTLLRMINRLTNVSEGAIRFDGVEVSALRGKALRNWQRDCAMIFQQFNLVPRLDVITNVMLGRLNHRSTLLSLLQIFTEAEQLRALQALERLDIAQTATQWAQTLSGGQQQRVAIARALMQAPRMILADEPIASLDPRNAKIVMDSLHAINREQGLTVITNLHTLDTARAYCGRIIGMAAGRVVFDGTPEQLTTDVARQLYGAEGLEDAFSEAMTSTSIEPARRPTAKPRELADAL, from the coding sequence ATGCTTACGATTTCAAATGTCTCGCGGCGCTTCGGCGACAAGCTTGCCGTCAGCGACGTGAATCTGGAAATCCCGCAGGGGCAGATGGTCGGCATTATCGGCCGTTCAGGCGCCGGCAAGTCGACCCTGCTGCGAATGATCAACCGGCTGACCAATGTGTCCGAGGGCGCCATCCGCTTTGATGGCGTCGAGGTCTCGGCGCTGCGCGGCAAGGCGCTGCGCAACTGGCAACGTGATTGCGCCATGATCTTTCAGCAGTTCAATCTGGTGCCACGTCTGGATGTGATCACCAATGTGATGCTGGGCCGGCTCAACCATCGCTCGACGCTGCTGTCGCTGTTGCAGATTTTTACCGAAGCTGAGCAGTTGCGGGCACTCCAGGCGCTCGAACGGCTCGACATCGCCCAGACTGCCACCCAGTGGGCCCAGACCCTGTCCGGTGGCCAGCAGCAGCGTGTGGCCATTGCTCGGGCGCTGATGCAGGCCCCGCGCATGATCCTGGCCGATGAGCCGATCGCGAGCCTGGACCCGCGCAATGCCAAGATCGTCATGGACAGCCTGCACGCCATCAATCGCGAGCAGGGCCTGACCGTGATTACCAATCTGCATACCCTGGATACTGCGCGCGCCTATTGCGGTCGCATCATCGGCATGGCGGCAGGCCGGGTGGTGTTTGACGGCACACCCGAGCAACTGACCACCGATGTGGCGCGCCAGCTCTACGGTGCCGAGGGGCTCGAAGACGCCTTCTCCGAAGCCATGACTTCCACCAGCATCGAGCCCGCCCGGCGGCCCACGGCCAAGCCCCGCGAACTGGCCGACGCCCTCTGA
- the phnL gene encoding phosphonate C-P lyase system protein PhnL, producing MTALSVKNLAKTFTMHLRDGVVLPVVDNVTFDVQPGECVVLGGPSGAGKSSILKMVYGNYGVDAGTIVLRHHGEPVDLASADPRTVLTLRRDSIGYVSQFLRTVPRVSALDVVAEPLVIRGVERERAQGRARDLLARLNLPERLWSLPPATFSGGEQQRVNIARGFITAHPVLLLDEPTASLDATNRAVVVAMIAEKKAAGVAQLGIFHDEEVREQVADRILDVTAFAPRIVA from the coding sequence ATGACCGCCCTATCCGTGAAAAATCTGGCCAAGACCTTCACCATGCACCTGCGCGATGGCGTGGTGCTGCCGGTGGTCGACAATGTGACCTTCGACGTCCAGCCCGGCGAATGCGTCGTGCTGGGCGGACCATCGGGGGCCGGCAAGAGTTCGATCCTCAAAATGGTCTATGGCAATTATGGTGTTGATGCTGGCACCATCGTGTTGCGCCACCATGGTGAGCCGGTGGATCTGGCCAGTGCCGACCCGCGCACCGTGCTGACGCTCAGGCGCGATAGCATCGGCTATGTCAGCCAGTTCCTGCGCACCGTACCCCGCGTTTCCGCGCTCGACGTGGTGGCCGAACCGCTGGTTATTCGCGGCGTTGAACGCGAACGGGCGCAGGGACGGGCGCGCGACCTGCTGGCCCGGCTCAACCTGCCTGAACGGCTGTGGAGCCTGCCGCCAGCGACTTTTTCAGGCGGTGAGCAGCAGCGCGTCAATATTGCGCGCGGCTTCATCACCGCCCATCCGGTGCTGCTGCTCGATGAACCGACGGCCTCGCTCGACGCCACCAACAGGGCCGTTGTGGTGGCCATGATTGCCGAGAAAAAGGCGGCAGGTGTCGCCCAATTGGGCATCTTCCACGATGAGGAAGTGCGCGAGCAGGTCGCCGACCGCATTCTCGATGTGACTGCCTTTGCGCCCAGGATCGTTGCGTAG